The following are encoded in a window of Halorarum salinum genomic DNA:
- a CDS encoding DUF2267 domain-containing protein, whose product MDYDTFVGEVQNRARLPSREDALRATRITLEPLGRRVDEGVAGNLAAQLPEEIGRFLAEDDATESFEWDGFVDRVVEAGEYGPEDDRGEAVHHARVVLDVVDDAVTTGAIEDLRDQIAPADDWNELFALVDQEEKPVEGEQRSE is encoded by the coding sequence ATGGACTACGACACGTTCGTCGGCGAGGTGCAGAACCGCGCACGGCTCCCGTCGCGCGAGGACGCGCTTCGTGCGACGCGGATCACGCTCGAGCCGCTCGGGCGGCGCGTCGACGAGGGCGTGGCGGGGAACCTCGCGGCACAGCTCCCCGAGGAGATCGGACGGTTCCTCGCGGAGGACGACGCGACCGAGTCGTTCGAGTGGGACGGGTTCGTCGACCGGGTCGTCGAGGCGGGCGAGTACGGCCCCGAGGACGATCGGGGGGAGGCCGTCCACCACGCGCGGGTCGTGCTGGACGTCGTGGACGACGCGGTCACGACTGGTGCGATCGAGGACCTGCGGGACCAGATCGCCCCCGCCGACGACTGGAACGAACTGTTCGCGCTCGTCGACCAGGAGGAGAAACCCGTCGAGGGGGAGCAGCGTTCCGAGTAG
- a CDS encoding DUF7546 family protein — MSVSFARLADVDLRGRHGWLLGVVALELLSVVAYFGLTPARPTGLRYVLYPFVWITVGLWAVAAVDVRPDAPRSHRVAAAFVAVAYFLVLAWLAGLVAVYAGSHAHSHAYVHGFQVSMAAPGWGPRIAYVTHAFHVYFVPYRVLGFLALAYLVYATVLDATAAALSGTLGLAACVGCTFPVFASFVAGVVGPGVATSVTGLSVDISTAVYLVAVGLLVVRPGFRR, encoded by the coding sequence GTGAGCGTCAGCTTCGCCCGCCTCGCCGACGTCGACCTCCGGGGTCGACACGGGTGGCTCCTCGGGGTCGTCGCGCTCGAACTCCTCTCGGTCGTGGCCTACTTCGGGCTCACGCCGGCCCGGCCGACGGGCCTCCGGTACGTCCTCTACCCGTTCGTCTGGATCACGGTCGGGCTCTGGGCGGTCGCGGCCGTCGACGTCCGCCCCGACGCGCCGCGGAGCCACCGCGTCGCGGCCGCGTTCGTCGCGGTCGCCTACTTCCTCGTGCTCGCCTGGCTGGCCGGACTCGTCGCCGTCTACGCGGGGAGTCACGCGCACAGCCACGCGTACGTCCACGGCTTCCAGGTGTCGATGGCCGCCCCCGGGTGGGGACCGCGGATCGCCTACGTCACCCACGCGTTCCACGTCTACTTCGTCCCGTACCGCGTGCTCGGCTTCCTCGCGCTCGCGTACCTCGTGTACGCGACGGTCCTCGACGCGACCGCCGCGGCCCTCTCGGGCACGCTGGGGCTCGCGGCCTGCGTCGGCTGTACGTTCCCCGTCTTCGCGTCGTTCGTCGCGGGCGTCGTCGGGCCGGGCGTCGCCACGTCCGTGACCGGGCTCTCGGTCGACATCTCGACGGCGGTGTATCTCGTGGCCGTCGGCCTGCTCGTGGTCCGGCCGGGGTTCCGACGGTGA
- a CDS encoding DUF7410 domain-containing protein — MTDASHSGGVDAPPAAGTDPASGTGADVREVDDQRGALDPADPGRDVDTRVPAGEDPAARCPYCDRPFRTGRLRDLHVGQVHAEGCSEAEREAYEEADEAELDDLFFYHIKVVVLIGLLFSAFVLGYTVVLSG; from the coding sequence ATGACCGACGCGAGCCACTCCGGCGGGGTGGACGCACCACCCGCGGCGGGGACTGATCCGGCGTCCGGAACCGGCGCCGACGTCCGGGAGGTCGACGACCAGCGGGGCGCGCTGGACCCGGCCGACCCGGGCCGGGACGTCGACACCCGGGTCCCCGCCGGGGAGGACCCGGCGGCCCGGTGCCCGTACTGCGACCGCCCGTTCCGGACCGGCCGCCTGCGGGACCTCCACGTCGGACAGGTCCACGCCGAGGGGTGTTCCGAGGCCGAGCGGGAGGCGTACGAGGAGGCCGACGAGGCGGAACTGGACGACCTGTTCTTCTACCACATCAAGGTCGTCGTCCTCATCGGCCTGCTGTTCTCGGCGTTCGTGCTGGGCTATACGGTCGTTCTGAGCGGGTAG
- a CDS encoding cytochrome C oxidase subunit IV family protein: MTSTKLYTAIYVVLFVLATGQVLIEQFEGFTYWTAFAIIMIVSTVKAVVVAGYYQHLRSEPRAVTYVVLGGLTAALALTVAASYSIL; the protein is encoded by the coding sequence ATGACGTCAACAAAACTGTACACGGCGATATACGTGGTCCTGTTCGTCCTCGCGACGGGGCAGGTGCTCATCGAGCAGTTCGAGGGGTTCACCTACTGGACAGCCTTCGCGATCATCATGATCGTCTCGACGGTGAAGGCGGTCGTGGTCGCGGGCTACTACCAGCACCTGCGCTCGGAGCCGCGGGCGGTGACGTACGTGGTGCTCGGGGGGCTGACTGCGGCGCTCGCGCTGACCGTGGCCGCGTCGTACTCGATCCTCTGA
- a CDS encoding cbb3-type cytochrome c oxidase subunit I, which translates to MTTRDDAGGDPEAATDGGDSADVRAGEAEADGGHDAAAAHADHHGLPAAETLTRWFVTTNHKDVGILYTVTALFFLVFGGVLAMLMRAQLWTPAVEIMSANAYNQAVSAHGLMMVFWFLSPFAFGFANYVVPLQIGAKDLAFPRLNALSYWLYLFSGVLFGISFFQGGTYAGGWTMYAPLNIPFYTPEPGATTTVLAMIMFVASVTVSSVNFLTTMHRMRAEGMRMRDMPLFSISILLTVWMMLFAFAALLAAMMILTSDRLLGTTYFAAESAGGSLLWAHLFWFFGHPEVYIVFFPALGAMAEIFQTFTGRRIVGRKWFIAAMLLVALQSFVVWMHHMFLTAINLEIKTLFMATTIGISLPFDLMVFALIYTTIKGRIRFTTPFLFAFGGLIVFILGGITGVFLGAVVLDYEFRGTYWVVAHFHYVMVGGVTALIGALYYWYPKMSGRMYDRRLGKLHFALYFVGFNVLYFPMFIVWETPRRVFDYSAAFTPWHQLATLGAFMLGGSFLIMFWNLTKSLWAGEPAPGNPWEYATTAEWAVDSPPPLENFPGRASYASGSLEFVEEYGSRPELEGASVADGGVSAEAATAHGHGSGAGGDVATRHDSPLTQDHEASHEEGPDHASIWPFVVGLGGFFTLLGLTGIREGSFVGGVAGGAYGATLAVGAVVLGYGLVGLTREPFEGLTGPFGSSWPFANIENPKLGLWIFLASDVVLFGAFIGSYVFIRVAEGWRDWHHLVPAEHVALPGLINTYLLLTSSFTVVLALVAAEKGKRWGVVGGLGATFLLGVGFLINKALEWQHLFHVHSEAFPNGWELSTNVASSTFYLTTGLHGAHVAVGLLITLYMLGRAVKGAYLDDERPVEYFGLYWHFVDIVWLFLFPLFYIL; encoded by the coding sequence ATGACCACGCGCGACGACGCGGGCGGCGATCCCGAAGCCGCGACCGACGGCGGCGACTCCGCCGACGTTCGCGCCGGCGAGGCGGAGGCCGACGGCGGCCACGACGCGGCCGCCGCGCACGCGGACCACCACGGGCTCCCGGCCGCGGAGACGCTCACCCGCTGGTTCGTGACGACGAACCACAAGGACGTCGGCATCCTCTACACCGTGACGGCGCTGTTCTTCCTCGTCTTCGGCGGGGTGCTGGCGATGCTCATGCGGGCGCAGCTCTGGACGCCCGCCGTCGAGATCATGTCGGCTAACGCCTACAACCAGGCCGTCTCGGCCCACGGGCTGATGATGGTGTTCTGGTTCCTCTCGCCGTTCGCGTTCGGCTTCGCGAACTACGTCGTCCCGCTCCAGATCGGCGCGAAGGACCTGGCGTTCCCCCGGCTGAACGCGCTCTCGTACTGGCTCTACCTGTTCTCGGGGGTGCTGTTCGGCATCTCGTTCTTCCAGGGCGGGACGTACGCGGGCGGGTGGACGATGTACGCGCCGCTGAACATCCCGTTCTACACGCCCGAACCGGGCGCGACGACGACGGTGCTCGCGATGATCATGTTCGTCGCCTCGGTGACGGTGTCGTCGGTGAACTTCCTCACCACGATGCACCGCATGCGCGCGGAGGGGATGCGGATGCGGGACATGCCGCTGTTCAGCATCTCCATCCTGCTCACCGTCTGGATGATGCTGTTCGCGTTCGCGGCGCTTCTGGCCGCGATGATGATCCTCACCTCCGACCGGCTGCTCGGGACGACCTACTTCGCGGCCGAGAGCGCGGGCGGGTCGCTGCTGTGGGCCCACCTGTTCTGGTTCTTCGGCCACCCGGAGGTGTACATCGTCTTCTTCCCGGCGCTGGGGGCGATGGCGGAGATCTTCCAGACGTTCACCGGGCGGCGCATCGTCGGCCGGAAGTGGTTCATCGCGGCGATGCTGCTTGTCGCGCTCCAGAGCTTCGTCGTCTGGATGCACCACATGTTCCTCACGGCGATCAACCTCGAGATCAAGACGCTGTTCATGGCGACCACCATCGGCATCTCGCTGCCGTTCGACCTGATGGTGTTCGCGCTCATCTACACGACCATCAAGGGGCGAATCCGCTTCACGACGCCGTTCCTGTTCGCGTTCGGCGGGCTGATCGTGTTCATCCTCGGGGGCATCACCGGGGTGTTCCTCGGCGCGGTCGTGCTCGACTACGAGTTCCGCGGCACCTACTGGGTCGTCGCGCACTTCCACTACGTGATGGTCGGCGGGGTCACCGCGCTCATCGGCGCGCTGTACTACTGGTACCCGAAGATGTCCGGGCGGATGTACGACCGCCGGCTCGGGAAGCTCCACTTCGCGCTGTACTTCGTGGGGTTCAACGTGCTCTACTTCCCGATGTTCATCGTCTGGGAGACGCCGCGGCGCGTCTTCGACTACTCGGCGGCGTTCACCCCGTGGCACCAGCTCGCGACCCTTGGGGCGTTCATGCTCGGGGGGTCGTTCCTGATCATGTTCTGGAACCTCACGAAGAGCCTCTGGGCCGGCGAGCCCGCGCCCGGAAACCCGTGGGAGTACGCCACGACCGCCGAGTGGGCGGTCGACTCGCCGCCGCCCCTGGAGAACTTTCCGGGGCGGGCGAGCTACGCGAGCGGGTCGCTGGAGTTCGTCGAGGAGTACGGCTCCCGGCCCGAACTCGAGGGCGCGAGCGTCGCCGACGGCGGGGTGAGCGCGGAGGCCGCCACCGCCCACGGGCACGGGTCCGGGGCCGGCGGCGACGTCGCGACCCGCCACGACAGCCCCCTCACGCAGGACCACGAGGCGTCCCACGAGGAGGGGCCGGACCACGCGAGCATCTGGCCGTTCGTCGTCGGCCTCGGCGGCTTCTTCACGCTGCTGGGGCTCACCGGCATCCGCGAGGGGAGCTTCGTCGGCGGCGTCGCCGGCGGCGCGTACGGCGCCACGCTGGCGGTCGGGGCCGTCGTCCTCGGCTACGGGCTGGTTGGGCTCACCCGCGAGCCGTTCGAGGGGTTGACTGGGCCGTTCGGGTCGAGCTGGCCGTTCGCGAACATCGAGAACCCCAAGCTCGGGCTGTGGATCTTCCTGGCCTCCGACGTGGTGCTGTTCGGGGCGTTCATCGGCTCGTACGTGTTCATCCGCGTCGCGGAGGGGTGGCGGGACTGGCACCACCTCGTCCCGGCCGAACACGTCGCGCTCCCGGGGCTCATCAACACGTACCTGCTCCTCACGAGCAGCTTCACGGTCGTGCTCGCGCTGGTCGCGGCCGAGAAGGGGAAGCGCTGGGGCGTGGTCGGCGGCCTCGGGGCGACGTTCCTGCTCGGGGTCGGCTTCCTCATCAACAAGGCCCTGGAGTGGCAGCACCTGTTCCACGTCCACTCGGAGGCGTTCCCGAACGGCTGGGAGCTGTCGACGAACGTCGCGTCGTCGACGTTCTACCTGACGACGGGGCTCCACGGCGCCCACGTCGCCGTCGGCCTGCTCATCACGCTGTACATGTTGGGCCGGGCCGTGAAGGGGGCGTACCTCGACGACGAGCGCCCGGTGGAGTACTTCGGGCTGTACTGGCACTTCGTGGACATCGTCTGGCTGTTCCTGTTCCCGCTGTTCTACATCCTCTAG
- the coxB gene encoding cytochrome c oxidase subunit II — MIREISRAGVTPLQTGIVPRGSRVEIFQQIYEFFLVLGTLVGVVVIGYMLYNAYKYRDGAEDVYRGEEDELPTLGELPTGGGGGRKLFLSFTLSAVIVISLIAWTYGALAFVEDNPALDGEDAIEVEVTGYQFGWEFTYPNGHTDSTLRVPVDTPVELTVTSRDVFHNIGVRELRVKSDAIPGQTTETWFIGERTGTYIAECYELCGVGHSDMTAEVKVMPQDEYDDWYANTTAENETDGGNETDGGNDATGNESARLVGTA, encoded by the coding sequence ATGATTCGCGAAATCAGCAGGGCGGGGGTCACGCCGCTCCAGACCGGCATCGTTCCGCGGGGGTCACGGGTAGAGATATTTCAGCAGATCTACGAGTTCTTCCTGGTGCTGGGGACGCTCGTCGGCGTCGTCGTCATCGGGTACATGCTGTACAACGCGTACAAGTACCGCGACGGCGCCGAGGACGTCTACCGGGGCGAGGAGGACGAGCTTCCGACGCTGGGGGAGCTCCCCACGGGCGGGGGCGGCGGCCGCAAACTGTTCCTCTCGTTCACGCTGAGCGCCGTCATCGTGATCTCGCTCATCGCCTGGACGTACGGGGCGCTGGCGTTCGTCGAGGACAACCCCGCCCTCGACGGCGAGGACGCCATCGAGGTCGAGGTCACCGGCTACCAGTTCGGGTGGGAGTTCACCTACCCGAACGGCCACACCGACTCGACGCTCAGGGTCCCCGTCGACACCCCCGTCGAGCTCACGGTGACCTCCCGGGACGTGTTCCACAACATCGGCGTCCGGGAGCTCCGGGTGAAGTCCGACGCCATCCCGGGCCAGACCACCGAGACGTGGTTCATCGGCGAGCGGACGGGGACCTACATCGCCGAGTGCTACGAGCTGTGTGGCGTCGGCCACTCCGACATGACCGCCGAGGTGAAGGTGATGCCCCAGGACGAGTACGACGACTGGTACGCGAACACGACGGCCGAGAACGAGACCGACGGCGGGAACGAAACCGACGGCGGGAACGACGCCACGGGTAACGAGTCCGCGAGGCTCGTGGGGACGGCATGA
- a CDS encoding GNAT family N-acetyltransferase: MASTLDGAVIRPYRPADRDRFLSLYERVWGRRKGVDWFEWRFERNPYADGVEMVVAERDGRLVGAEPLLPLRLRVDDAELRAHQPVDWIVDPDHRRQGLFTRMTERLLDRYAESADLLFNFPSDQLLPGLEKFDWRRVGPVPQVYRVQNPPALLAHKAGGTVRPGGSLLARLSAPAVDGWLRALDALDRGTGGVEVERHDAVPVADLVALAAEGRPDAVHVARDAAFYGWRFGNPRWETTTYLARRAGDPVAAVVAATERVDGVDCTSLLDVQPMDGRRDRAGAVAALLRAVVADGREADVLKAVAGPYARPLSRRGFRRDDGFPLSRVATRTTQVVRPLSADGEPDWTCRGRDLTDPDNWRLALADLDVE; encoded by the coding sequence ATGGCGTCGACGCTCGACGGGGCCGTAATCAGACCGTACCGCCCGGCCGACAGGGACCGGTTCCTCTCCCTGTACGAACGCGTCTGGGGGCGTAGGAAGGGAGTGGACTGGTTCGAGTGGCGGTTCGAACGCAACCCCTACGCCGACGGCGTCGAGATGGTCGTCGCCGAGCGGGACGGCCGACTCGTCGGCGCCGAACCGTTGCTCCCGTTGCGGCTCCGCGTCGACGACGCCGAGTTGCGCGCCCACCAGCCGGTCGACTGGATCGTCGACCCGGACCACCGCCGGCAGGGCCTGTTCACCCGCATGACCGAGCGGCTCCTCGACCGCTACGCGGAGTCGGCCGACCTGCTGTTCAACTTCCCGAGCGACCAGCTCCTCCCGGGCCTGGAGAAGTTCGACTGGCGCCGCGTGGGCCCGGTTCCGCAGGTGTATCGCGTCCAGAACCCCCCCGCGCTGCTGGCCCACAAGGCGGGCGGGACGGTCCGCCCCGGAGGATCGCTGCTCGCGAGGCTCTCCGCGCCGGCGGTGGACGGCTGGCTGCGCGCGCTCGACGCGCTCGACCGGGGGACCGGCGGGGTCGAAGTCGAGCGACACGACGCCGTCCCCGTGGCCGACCTCGTGGCCCTCGCTGCCGAGGGGCGCCCCGACGCCGTCCACGTGGCCCGGGACGCGGCGTTCTACGGGTGGCGGTTCGGGAACCCCCGCTGGGAGACCACGACGTATCTCGCCCGGCGGGCCGGCGACCCCGTCGCGGCCGTCGTCGCCGCGACCGAACGCGTCGACGGCGTCGACTGCACGTCGCTGCTCGACGTCCAGCCGATGGACGGCCGCCGCGACCGGGCCGGGGCGGTCGCGGCCCTGCTGCGTGCGGTCGTCGCCGACGGCCGGGAGGCGGACGTGCTGAAGGCGGTCGCGGGGCCGTACGCGCGCCCCCTGTCCCGGAGGGGGTTCCGGCGCGACGACGGGTTCCCCCTCTCGCGGGTCGCGACCCGCACGACCCAGGTCGTCCGCCCGCTCTCGGCCGACGGGGAGCCGGACTGGACGTGCCGGGGCCGCGACCTCACCGACCCGGACAACTGGCGGCTCGCGCTGGCGGACCTCGACGTCGAGTGA
- a CDS encoding DUF7344 domain-containing protein — translation MRETPESTRTEVDEGPGLAAVPRRELELLAASMRSPRRRAVLATLRTAGGLPLTELATRVAARERGVEPAEVSDDRHESVLISLHHTHVPKLAEAGAVDRAGRSESAVVRPTTSVSDGDWTEAVEAAVREEGAGEAVTALLADPRRAHVAELLGEADGPLALDDVATAVAEAEHEGPPGPSERAVTSTAVSLHHSHLPKLADVGVVEYDADERTVSPGTLPDARLAALDVAAADRHEVAASALRDGAD, via the coding sequence ATGCGTGAGACCCCCGAGTCAACGCGTACCGAGGTGGACGAGGGTCCCGGCCTCGCGGCCGTTCCGCGGCGGGAACTCGAGCTTCTCGCGGCGTCGATGCGGAGCCCGCGCCGTCGCGCGGTGCTCGCGACGCTCCGGACCGCCGGCGGGCTCCCGCTGACGGAGCTGGCGACCCGGGTCGCCGCCCGCGAACGGGGGGTCGAGCCGGCCGAGGTGAGCGACGACCGACACGAGTCGGTGCTGATCTCGCTCCACCACACGCACGTCCCGAAACTCGCCGAGGCCGGCGCGGTCGACCGCGCCGGCAGGAGCGAGTCGGCGGTCGTCCGCCCCACCACGTCCGTCAGCGACGGCGACTGGACCGAGGCCGTCGAGGCGGCGGTCCGGGAGGAAGGGGCCGGCGAGGCGGTCACCGCGCTGCTCGCCGACCCGCGGCGGGCACACGTCGCGGAGTTGCTCGGGGAGGCGGACGGCCCGCTCGCGCTCGACGACGTCGCGACGGCCGTGGCAGAGGCCGAGCACGAGGGGCCGCCCGGCCCCTCCGAGCGGGCCGTCACGTCCACGGCCGTCTCGCTCCACCACTCGCACCTCCCGAAACTCGCGGACGTCGGCGTCGTCGAGTACGACGCGGACGAGAGGACGGTCTCGCCCGGGACGCTCCCGGACGCCCGTCTGGCGGCGCTGGATGTCGCGGCCGCCGACCGTCACGAGGTGGCCGCGTCGGCCCTCCGCGACGGCGCCGACTGA